Proteins from a single region of Lysinibacillus sp. JNUCC-52:
- a CDS encoding hemolysin family protein, whose amino-acid sequence METILNLSIFTILLALTAFFVATEFSIVKMRSSRLDQLIAEGNKKAIPAKHVVNHLDEYLSACQLGITITALGIGMVGEKTFEFMLHPFFEIIGISDKYIPIFTIGTAFAIATFLHVVVGELAPKTAAIQKTEKIALLFAKPIIAFYKLMYPFIWFLNGSARILLGFFGMKPANEHEISHTEEELRSLLSESFKSGEINKTELKFVNNVFEFDERIAREIMVPRTEMAGIEKNETFTNIIHFIASEKYTRYPIYDGDRDNILGFINAKELFTHGLLEQLTDESFVLEDFINPVIRVIETTPIQQLLGRMQKERIHMAILMDEYGGTSGLVTVEDILEEIVGEIRDEFDDDEVAEIRKLGDNHYILNAKMLVEDVENLLQISLDTDDVETLGGWFLTVNNGIKASKNIELAQYVFSIFEQHGHQLHYIEVRPLLKAAPVTTEG is encoded by the coding sequence TTGGAGACCATACTGAATTTATCAATTTTCACGATTTTATTAGCGTTAACCGCGTTTTTCGTCGCAACGGAATTTTCAATTGTTAAAATGCGTTCCTCTAGACTTGACCAATTAATCGCTGAGGGCAATAAGAAAGCTATTCCCGCGAAGCATGTTGTCAATCACTTAGATGAATACCTATCTGCCTGTCAGCTTGGCATAACGATAACAGCACTTGGCATCGGGATGGTAGGAGAAAAAACCTTTGAATTTATGCTGCACCCATTTTTTGAAATAATCGGAATTTCTGATAAGTATATACCGATTTTCACAATTGGTACCGCTTTCGCTATCGCTACTTTTTTACATGTTGTCGTTGGAGAATTGGCACCAAAAACTGCAGCTATCCAAAAGACGGAAAAGATTGCATTACTTTTTGCTAAACCGATTATCGCTTTCTATAAATTGATGTACCCATTCATTTGGTTTTTGAACGGATCAGCACGTATTCTTCTAGGCTTCTTCGGCATGAAGCCAGCAAATGAGCACGAGATATCGCATACAGAAGAAGAATTGCGCTCATTGCTATCTGAAAGTTTTAAAAGCGGTGAAATCAATAAAACTGAGTTAAAATTCGTTAATAATGTTTTTGAATTTGACGAGCGGATTGCTCGTGAAATTATGGTACCCCGCACAGAAATGGCAGGCATTGAAAAGAACGAAACTTTTACCAATATTATTCATTTTATTGCCTCTGAAAAATATACTCGCTACCCTATTTATGATGGCGACCGAGATAATATTTTGGGCTTTATTAATGCAAAAGAGTTATTCACCCATGGTTTACTAGAACAATTAACTGATGAATCATTTGTGCTTGAAGATTTTATTAACCCTGTTATTCGAGTTATAGAAACGACACCTATTCAACAATTACTTGGACGAATGCAAAAGGAACGCATTCATATGGCTATTTTAATGGATGAATACGGTGGAACTTCTGGACTTGTAACGGTTGAAGATATTTTAGAAGAAATCGTTGGGGAGATTCGTGATGAGTTTGACGATGATGAAGTTGCTGAAATTCGAAAATTAGGCGATAATCACTATATTTTGAATGCTAAAATGCTAGTAGAAGATGTAGAAAACCTACTACAAATTTCACTAGATACAGATGATGTTGAAACACTCGGTGGTTGGTTCTTAACTGTCAATAATGGTATTAAGGCTAGTAAAAATATTGAGCTAGCACAGTATGTATTTAGCATCTTTGAACAACATGGTCATCAGCTTCACTATATTGAAGTTCGTCCCCTTCTTAAAGCTGCCCCTGTTACAACAGAAGGCTAA
- a CDS encoding MerR family transcriptional regulator, which translates to MGTEKLKIGELAQKTGITKRTIDYYTNLGLLEAERSESNYRYYDHAMIDRLYFIEQRKQEGLSLGEIQEALNIPSYEEIDVQMLRLKMQDLEHDVSSLLEQMNNQDNKNIQSIKKNVSPESIALMQSLLLLINT; encoded by the coding sequence ATTGGGACAGAAAAACTAAAAATTGGTGAACTTGCTCAAAAAACAGGCATTACAAAAAGAACAATTGATTATTATACAAATTTAGGTCTGTTGGAGGCAGAACGTTCCGAATCAAACTATCGCTATTACGACCATGCGATGATTGATCGACTTTATTTTATTGAACAGCGTAAACAAGAAGGGCTTTCACTTGGAGAAATACAAGAAGCACTTAATATTCCTAGTTATGAAGAAATCGATGTTCAAATGCTACGTTTAAAAATGCAAGATTTAGAACATGATGTATCATCTTTACTTGAACAAATGAACAATCAAGACAATAAAAATATCCAATCAATAAAAAAAAATGTTTCACCTGAAAGCATTGCACTTATGCAATCTTTATTACTACTTATTAATACCTAG
- a CDS encoding 5' nucleotidase, NT5C type: protein MTKPRFGIDIDGTVTCPSTLIPHINKQYNVNITLDDVCEYDFLSAFPHPVDRSAFNSWFKENEPYMYEVSEAAKDAKEILSAWQNTYELYYISARGQNVSDITMNWFKSQAIPFDHIELIGSHDKLATAKKHGVAAFFEDKHDNAVMLAEELKIPVVLFDTPYNRLTVPDNVVRVYNWQEANQFITNYFK from the coding sequence ATGACAAAGCCCCGTTTTGGAATCGATATAGACGGAACAGTCACATGTCCTAGTACACTCATTCCTCATATTAATAAGCAGTATAATGTGAATATTACATTGGATGATGTATGTGAATATGATTTTTTATCAGCATTTCCCCATCCAGTTGATCGCTCAGCTTTCAACTCGTGGTTTAAGGAAAATGAGCCCTATATGTATGAAGTTTCTGAGGCCGCAAAAGATGCCAAAGAAATTTTAAGTGCTTGGCAAAATACTTATGAGCTTTATTACATTTCTGCACGCGGTCAAAATGTATCAGATATTACGATGAACTGGTTTAAATCACAGGCTATCCCATTCGATCATATCGAGCTAATAGGTAGTCATGATAAACTAGCTACAGCGAAAAAGCATGGTGTAGCAGCTTTCTTTGAGGATAAACATGATAATGCTGTGATGCTCGCTGAAGAATTAAAAATTCCTGTAGTATTATTTGATACACCATACAATCGTCTTACTGTACCTGACAATGTTGTGCGTGTTTATAATTGGCAAGAAGCAAATCAATTTATTACGAATTACTTTAAATAA
- the ispG gene encoding flavodoxin-dependent (E)-4-hydroxy-3-methylbut-2-enyl-diphosphate synthase gives MSEICHRSKTRPVRVGNLTIGGSNELFIQSMCTTKTHDVEATVAEILRLEEAGCQIVRVAVPDERAADAIAEIKKRIHIPLVADIHFDYKLALKAIENGIDKVRINPGNIGRKEKVEAVVTAAKAKGIPIRIGVNAGSLERHILEKYGYPTADGMVESALHHIKILEDLDFHDIIVSMKASDVNLAIEAYEKAAKAFDYPLHLGITESGTLFAGTVKSAAGLGAILSKGIGNTLRISLSADPVEEIKVARELLKSFGLASNMATLISCPTCGRIEIDLISIANEVEEYISKLNVPLKVAVLGCAVNGPGEAREADIGIAGARGEGLLFMKGKTVRKVPEETMVEELKKEIDKLAAEMAEKRAAEEAAKANA, from the coding sequence ATGAGTGAAATTTGTCACCGTTCAAAAACACGTCCAGTACGTGTCGGTAATTTAACAATTGGTGGTAGTAATGAATTATTCATTCAAAGTATGTGTACAACAAAAACACATGATGTCGAAGCAACAGTAGCAGAAATTCTTCGACTTGAAGAAGCAGGCTGTCAAATCGTTCGCGTTGCAGTCCCAGATGAACGTGCGGCTGATGCAATCGCAGAAATAAAGAAACGTATCCATATTCCATTAGTAGCTGATATTCACTTTGACTATAAATTAGCTTTAAAAGCAATTGAAAATGGTATTGATAAAGTTCGTATTAACCCAGGTAACATTGGGCGTAAAGAAAAAGTTGAAGCGGTTGTTACCGCAGCAAAAGCAAAAGGAATTCCTATTCGTATTGGCGTAAATGCTGGTTCATTAGAGCGTCATATTCTTGAGAAATACGGCTATCCAACTGCAGATGGCATGGTAGAATCTGCATTACACCATATTAAAATTTTGGAAGACTTAGATTTCCACGATATTATCGTGTCAATGAAAGCATCAGACGTCAATTTAGCGATTGAAGCATACGAAAAAGCTGCAAAAGCATTTGATTATCCTCTACATTTAGGGATTACAGAATCAGGTACACTTTTTGCAGGGACTGTAAAATCAGCTGCTGGGCTTGGCGCGATTTTGTCAAAAGGTATTGGTAATACGCTGCGTATTTCTCTTTCAGCCGATCCTGTGGAGGAAATAAAAGTTGCACGTGAGCTATTAAAATCATTTGGCCTAGCGTCAAATATGGCTACACTGATTTCATGTCCTACATGTGGACGTATTGAAATCGATCTTATTTCGATTGCAAACGAAGTTGAAGAATACATTTCTAAATTGAATGTTCCTTTAAAAGTTGCTGTTCTAGGCTGTGCCGTAAATGGTCCTGGTGAAGCGCGTGAAGCAGATATCGGTATAGCTGGTGCGCGAGGTGAAGGTCTTTTATTCATGAAAGGCAAAACGGTCCGTAAAGTGCCAGAAGAAACAATGGTAGAAGAGTTGAAAAAAGAAATTGATAAGCTAGCTGCCGAAATGGCAGAAAAACGCGCGGCTGAAGAAGCAGCAAAAGCGAACGCCTAA
- a CDS encoding DUF1189 family protein: MKHSQLFIDSLIHPKKLAAYRLLPIGKVIQYTFLLITIVTVFSFGRFSADMSINTIDISGITEYIEQIKWLLYPVTFIMLFVMTTMLIFGQIALYALAGLFILKIMKRRGEYRHIWRTTTFAITWAIILSMLAEYLPNIATIISILSLLLTLTLLIVAFTKYPKQPISK; the protein is encoded by the coding sequence ATGAAACACTCACAATTATTCATCGATAGTTTAATACACCCTAAAAAACTAGCAGCCTATCGTTTACTACCTATCGGAAAAGTGATCCAATATACCTTTCTATTAATTACGATTGTTACTGTATTTTCTTTTGGACGTTTTTCTGCTGATATGTCTATCAATACCATTGATATTAGCGGTATAACCGAATACATAGAACAAATAAAGTGGCTTTTATACCCTGTTACATTCATTATGCTGTTTGTAATGACGACTATGTTAATTTTTGGACAAATTGCGCTGTATGCATTAGCAGGATTATTTATATTAAAAATCATGAAACGCCGTGGTGAATACCGCCATATTTGGCGCACAACAACATTCGCAATTACATGGGCCATTATTTTGAGCATGCTAGCAGAATACCTTCCAAATATAGCTACGATTATCTCTATTTTGTCATTGCTTTTAACTTTAACTCTATTAATCGTAGCCTTTACAAAATATCCGAAACAACCAATTTCAAAATAA
- a CDS encoding Na/Pi cotransporter family protein — MTIDWQSILFQFLGGLGVFLFSIKYMGEGLQKSADDRLREWLNRFTTNPLMGVLVGIIVTVCIQSSSATTVIAVGLVSAGFLTLRQAIGVIMGANIGTTITAFIIGINIGIYFYPLLAIGAACLFFFKKAIYHHIGQILFGFGGLFLGLELMSASMQSLHQLADFESLTIHLSNQPVIGIFLGTIFTLLVQSSTATVGVLQGLYAENLIGLNGALPILFGENIGTTITAVLASLGASIYAKRAAAAHVLFNVFGTVIFMLLFTPFINYVQWISALFHLEPRMQIAVAHGSFNVFNMMIQLPFIAGLSLLVTKILPGHDGNIDVTTKHLDPAFIDSSPAIALGQAKEEVLRMGDHALRGLEETFLYMKTGESAHIPTVLQLEVALNHLDKEITNYLVMVSKQPLSHADSVRHHTLLTNVRDIERIGDHFENILELLQYKDHHEVSLSKSARQDLIGMFSLAIEAVRKSIEALDTASLSLAQEVTELESLIDDMEDKLRQKHIARLNTNECSGAAGIVYTDIVSNLERIGDHAVNIADSILGIRH; from the coding sequence TTGACAATAGATTGGCAAAGCATATTATTTCAATTTTTAGGCGGATTAGGGGTCTTTTTATTTTCCATAAAATATATGGGGGAAGGTTTACAAAAATCGGCAGATGATAGACTTCGAGAATGGTTAAATCGATTTACGACAAATCCCCTAATGGGTGTGTTAGTTGGTATTATCGTAACGGTTTGTATCCAGTCGAGCTCAGCAACAACAGTGATTGCTGTTGGCCTAGTAAGTGCAGGCTTCTTAACACTACGTCAAGCGATTGGCGTTATTATGGGGGCTAATATTGGTACAACGATAACGGCATTTATTATTGGTATTAATATTGGTATTTATTTTTATCCACTACTTGCAATTGGTGCAGCGTGTTTGTTTTTCTTTAAAAAAGCAATCTACCATCATATTGGCCAAATATTATTTGGCTTTGGTGGTTTGTTTTTAGGGCTAGAGTTAATGAGTGCAAGTATGCAGTCGTTGCATCAATTAGCGGATTTCGAATCATTAACCATTCATCTAAGTAACCAGCCTGTAATTGGAATATTTCTAGGTACTATTTTTACGTTGCTCGTACAAAGCTCGACAGCGACAGTCGGGGTACTTCAAGGCTTATATGCCGAGAACTTAATTGGCTTAAATGGCGCACTACCGATTTTATTTGGCGAAAATATAGGAACGACAATAACGGCTGTTTTAGCTTCACTAGGTGCTTCAATCTATGCAAAGCGAGCTGCAGCAGCACATGTATTATTTAATGTATTTGGGACAGTTATTTTTATGTTGTTGTTTACGCCATTTATAAACTATGTACAATGGATTAGTGCTCTGTTTCACTTGGAGCCTCGCATGCAAATAGCTGTAGCACATGGCTCATTTAATGTTTTTAATATGATGATTCAACTACCATTTATTGCAGGGCTATCGTTACTAGTAACGAAAATATTACCTGGTCATGATGGCAATATTGATGTTACAACGAAGCATCTAGATCCAGCATTCATTGACTCTTCTCCTGCCATTGCGCTAGGGCAAGCAAAAGAGGAAGTGTTGCGGATGGGAGATCATGCACTTAGAGGCTTAGAAGAAACGTTCCTATACATGAAAACGGGAGAGTCAGCACATATACCGACCGTATTACAATTAGAAGTTGCTCTTAATCACTTAGATAAAGAAATAACAAATTATTTAGTTATGGTATCAAAGCAACCACTTTCTCATGCAGATTCGGTTCGTCATCATACGTTGCTAACCAATGTACGTGATATTGAGCGTATTGGGGATCACTTTGAAAATATATTAGAGCTATTACAATATAAAGATCACCATGAGGTAAGTTTAAGTAAATCAGCGAGACAAGATTTAATTGGTATGTTCAGTCTCGCGATTGAAGCAGTACGTAAAAGCATTGAAGCACTTGATACAGCGAGTCTTAGTTTGGCACAAGAGGTAACAGAGCTAGAGAGTTTAATTGATGATATGGAGGATAAACTAAGACAAAAACATATCGCACGTTTAAATACAAATGAATGTAGTGGCGCTGCAGGTATCGTTTATACGGATATTGTGAGTAACTTGGAGAGAATCGGAGATCATGCTGTTAATATTGCAGATTCTATATTAGGTATTCGTCATTAA
- a CDS encoding DUF456 domain-containing protein has protein sequence MEVVGWIVVIACFIISFVGLVYPIIPGVLFLLGGFLLYGLFFSFADLSWWFWAIEILFVVLLFGADTVANAFGIKKFGGSNAGMWGSTIGLLIGPFVIPVAGILVGPFLGAVIAELLVERRTVGEAVKSGVGSLIGFLTSTLAKAVIQIVMIVVFFIAI, from the coding sequence ATGGAGGTCGTTGGCTGGATCGTAGTAATTGCCTGCTTTATCATTTCATTTGTAGGACTAGTGTATCCGATAATCCCTGGTGTTTTATTTTTACTCGGTGGGTTTTTACTGTACGGATTATTTTTCTCATTCGCCGATTTAAGCTGGTGGTTCTGGGCAATTGAAATTTTATTTGTTGTCCTACTATTTGGTGCGGATACTGTTGCAAACGCTTTTGGTATTAAAAAATTTGGCGGTTCCAATGCAGGAATGTGGGGAAGTACTATTGGGCTATTAATTGGTCCATTTGTTATTCCTGTTGCAGGAATATTAGTAGGTCCATTTTTAGGGGCGGTGATTGCAGAGCTTCTTGTGGAGCGAAGAACAGTTGGAGAAGCAGTAAAAAGTGGTGTTGGCTCCCTTATCGGCTTTTTAACATCAACGCTAGCGAAAGCAGTTATTCAAATTGTAATGATTGTCGTTTTCTTTATTGCCATATAA
- a CDS encoding superoxide dismutase, which yields MAYELPQLTYAYDALEPNIDAKTMEIHYSKHHNTYVTNLNAAVEGTEFAEKDINNLIANIDALPADKQTAVRNNGGGHANHTLFWELIAPGGSNTPVGEVAKAIDAKFGSFDAFKEEFAKAATTRFGSGWAWLIVDGDSVAVTSTPNQDSPIMEGKTPILGLDVWEHAYYLNYQNRRPDYISAFWNVVNWDVVEAKFQAAK from the coding sequence ATGGCTTACGAATTACCACAATTAACTTATGCATATGACGCATTAGAACCAAATATCGATGCAAAAACAATGGAAATTCACTATTCGAAACATCACAATACTTATGTAACAAATTTAAACGCAGCAGTAGAAGGTACTGAATTTGCTGAAAAAGACATTAACAACTTAATCGCAAACATCGATGCACTTCCTGCTGACAAACAAACTGCAGTTCGTAACAATGGCGGCGGACATGCTAACCACACACTATTCTGGGAATTAATCGCTCCAGGCGGTTCAAACACTCCAGTTGGTGAAGTAGCAAAAGCAATCGATGCTAAATTTGGTTCTTTCGATGCTTTCAAAGAAGAGTTTGCTAAAGCTGCAACAACTCGCTTCGGTTCAGGTTGGGCTTGGTTAATTGTTGATGGTGATTCTGTAGCAGTTACATCTACACCAAACCAAGACTCTCCAATTATGGAAGGTAAAACACCAATCCTAGGATTAGATGTTTGGGAGCACGCTTACTACTTAAATTACCAAAACCGTCGTCCAGATTACATCAGTGCTTTCTGGAACGTAGTAAACTGGGATGTAGTAGAAGCTAAATTCCAAGCTGCAAAATAA
- a CDS encoding peptidoglycan D,D-transpeptidase FtsI family protein yields MRKAPGKNRAASVKAKHHSNLTFRMNVLFFAIFIVFSMLIFRLGYMQIVKGEDYVRILERTEEVPVNTSVPRGRMYDRYGRILVDNQPENAITYTKMQTTKTEDMLAIAEKLAQLIDQPIDRVTLRDKYDFWILKNHDAAYAKISDAEQTKIKTQENITTSQANAEIDKVVRERITDEELAQLTDADLEVLAIYREMVSGYNLSPQIIKSENVTADEFARVSERLTELPGVNTTTDWKRVKLSSLSVLGRTTVPTKGIPKEKLNYYLARDYSRNDRVGESYIEAQYEELLQGQKTVVKNITNKKGQVVDTVTTYEGEPGKDLVLTFDSELQAANEKIVEEELLNLKAMSGSSLLDRAFLVMMDPNTGDILSMVGKKIEKDSETGKNVIVDYAYGSFTTAYEAGSVVKAATLLTGYKLGAITPSTVLGDEPIHLLGTPVKKSIFNHGGYISMDGLSALEQSSNVYMFKTAMLINGTPYSYMMPLRLNDKTFPNMRNSYAQFGLGVKTGIDLPNEFSGVEGPSGPTMGGKTLDLAIGQYDTYTPLQLAQYISTIANGGYRIQPHVVKEVRDPSKDGQQLGQLVTEVGPRILNHIDNTDDEINYVKQGLRRVYTGTRGTARSAFANAPYTAAGKTGTAEVVYYGPLRERYGTNTINLTHVGYAPYENPEIAYAVVIPWATTNLNQHLSNNNTIARRALDKYYELKEKYDTTKVTDNKVEQPILPAITDEKIGEDEQE; encoded by the coding sequence ATGCGCAAAGCACCGGGAAAAAATCGCGCAGCGAGTGTTAAAGCAAAGCATCACTCTAATTTAACATTTCGTATGAATGTCCTTTTCTTTGCTATATTTATCGTGTTTTCGATGTTAATTTTTAGGCTTGGTTATATGCAAATAGTAAAAGGGGAAGATTATGTTCGTATTTTAGAACGGACAGAGGAAGTACCTGTTAATACTAGTGTGCCTAGGGGTAGAATGTATGATCGTTATGGGCGAATTTTAGTTGATAATCAGCCAGAAAATGCAATTACATATACGAAAATGCAGACGACAAAAACTGAGGATATGTTAGCAATAGCAGAAAAGCTTGCGCAGCTAATTGATCAGCCGATAGATCGTGTCACATTACGTGATAAATATGATTTTTGGATACTAAAAAATCATGATGCGGCATACGCAAAAATTTCTGATGCAGAGCAAACGAAAATTAAAACGCAAGAAAATATTACGACAAGTCAAGCAAATGCAGAGATTGATAAGGTTGTGCGTGAGCGCATTACCGACGAAGAATTAGCACAATTAACAGATGCTGATTTAGAAGTACTAGCCATTTATCGTGAGATGGTATCAGGATATAATTTATCGCCACAAATCATTAAAAGTGAAAATGTAACTGCTGATGAATTTGCACGTGTTTCGGAACGTTTAACAGAGTTACCAGGAGTCAACACGACGACAGACTGGAAGCGTGTCAAGCTATCTTCACTTTCTGTATTAGGACGGACAACAGTTCCAACAAAGGGTATACCGAAAGAGAAGCTAAATTATTATTTAGCACGAGATTACTCACGTAATGACCGCGTAGGAGAAAGTTATATTGAAGCGCAATATGAAGAGCTTTTACAAGGGCAAAAAACCGTTGTCAAAAATATTACGAATAAAAAAGGGCAAGTTGTCGATACTGTCACAACCTATGAGGGTGAGCCTGGAAAAGATTTAGTATTAACTTTTGATAGCGAGTTACAAGCAGCGAATGAAAAAATTGTTGAGGAAGAATTGCTTAATTTAAAAGCAATGTCAGGCTCTAGTTTATTAGACCGTGCTTTCTTAGTCATGATGGATCCGAATACTGGTGACATTTTATCAATGGTCGGTAAAAAAATCGAAAAAGATTCTGAAACAGGAAAAAATGTCATTGTGGATTATGCGTATGGATCATTCACAACAGCTTATGAGGCAGGGTCTGTAGTAAAAGCTGCCACTTTGCTGACAGGTTATAAACTAGGGGCAATTACTCCAAGTACAGTTTTAGGAGATGAACCTATCCATTTACTTGGCACACCAGTAAAAAAATCGATATTCAACCATGGTGGTTATATTTCAATGGACGGATTAAGCGCACTTGAACAATCTTCCAACGTTTATATGTTTAAAACGGCAATGCTTATTAATGGCACACCATATAGCTATATGATGCCATTACGATTAAATGATAAGACATTCCCGAATATGCGTAATTCTTATGCACAATTTGGTTTAGGCGTTAAAACAGGAATCGATTTACCGAATGAATTCAGTGGTGTTGAAGGTCCTTCTGGTCCGACAATGGGTGGTAAAACGCTCGACTTAGCGATAGGTCAGTATGATACGTATACACCGCTACAACTTGCTCAATACATTTCAACGATAGCAAATGGTGGTTATCGTATTCAGCCTCATGTTGTGAAAGAAGTGCGTGATCCATCAAAAGATGGTCAACAACTAGGACAATTAGTGACAGAAGTAGGACCAAGAATTTTAAATCATATCGATAATACAGATGATGAAATTAATTATGTTAAACAAGGTTTGCGTCGTGTTTATACAGGTACTCGTGGTACAGCGCGTTCAGCATTTGCAAATGCGCCGTATACAGCTGCGGGGAAAACAGGAACAGCCGAAGTAGTTTACTATGGTCCGTTACGTGAGCGTTATGGAACAAACACTATTAATTTAACGCATGTTGGTTACGCACCATATGAAAATCCTGAAATTGCTTATGCTGTAGTGATTCCGTGGGCAACTACTAACCTGAATCAACATTTGTCAAATAACAATACGATTGCAAGACGTGCTTTAGATAAGTACTATGAGCTAAAAGAAAAGTATGACACTACAAAAGTGACAGATAATAAAGTAGAGCAACCAATTTTACCTGCAATTACAGATGAAAAAATTGGTGAGGATGAACAAGAATAA
- a CDS encoding PstS family phosphate ABC transporter substrate-binding protein, protein MKKWKYLTMTAVMGSALMLGACSGDNSAQNGNNAETNAPANSGQEAADEKLQGSVAGDGSSTVAPIIEAVVEEYAGAQPDVKVSVGVSGTGGGFEKFIAGETDFSNASRFIKTEEKEKLEQAGIAYTELALAYDGLSIVVNPENDWAKDLTIDQLKKIWTEDGTEKKWSDIDPSWPAEKIVFYSPGTDSGTYDYFDEVVLDGADLVSAATLSEDDNMLVQGVAGDKNAIGFFGFAYYLENKDKLNIVKVNGIEPTHDTIEAGEYTPLSRPLFTYVKNSAIKDNAAAYDFIKFTLENAGDMAEAVGYVSLPDEKYAEGLKTLEGLK, encoded by the coding sequence ATGAAAAAGTGGAAGTACTTAACGATGACAGCGGTAATGGGTTCAGCATTAATGCTAGGTGCATGTAGTGGAGACAACTCAGCGCAAAATGGTAACAATGCAGAAACGAATGCACCAGCGAACTCAGGACAAGAAGCTGCTGACGAAAAACTGCAAGGTTCAGTTGCTGGAGATGGTTCATCAACAGTGGCACCAATCATTGAAGCAGTTGTTGAAGAGTATGCAGGTGCACAACCGGATGTCAAAGTATCGGTAGGTGTTTCTGGTACTGGTGGCGGCTTTGAAAAATTCATCGCAGGTGAAACAGACTTTTCAAATGCATCTCGTTTTATAAAAACTGAAGAGAAAGAAAAACTAGAGCAAGCAGGAATTGCTTACACTGAGTTAGCTTTAGCATATGATGGTTTATCTATAGTGGTGAACCCTGAAAACGATTGGGCAAAGGATTTAACGATAGATCAATTAAAGAAAATTTGGACTGAAGATGGCACAGAGAAAAAATGGTCAGATATCGATCCATCTTGGCCAGCAGAGAAAATCGTATTCTATTCACCAGGTACTGACTCTGGTACGTATGACTACTTTGATGAAGTAGTTTTAGATGGTGCTGATCTAGTAAGTGCTGCAACATTATCAGAGGATGATAATATGCTAGTCCAAGGTGTTGCTGGAGACAAAAACGCAATTGGCTTCTTCGGTTTCGCTTACTACCTAGAAAATAAAGATAAATTAAACATTGTGAAAGTAAATGGTATTGAACCAACACATGACACAATTGAAGCAGGCGAATATACGCCACTTTCACGTCCATTATTCACATATGTGAAGAACAGTGCTATTAAAGATAATGCTGCAGCATATGATTTCATCAAATTCACACTTGAAAATGCAGGGGATATGGCAGAGGCTGTAGGTTATGTTAGTCTACCTGACGAAAAATATGCTGAAGGCTTAAAAACTTTAGAAGGTTTAAAATAA